A single window of Alphaproteobacteria bacterium DNA harbors:
- a CDS encoding SpoVR family protein, which translates to MAVSAPAIKSATPLFEGTEWTFDLLQQLYEEIEIVAREDLGLDVYPNQLEVISSEQMLDAYASLGMPILYRHWSFGKRFARDQRLYQKGLTGLAYEIVINSNPCISYNMEDNSAALHTLVMAHAAFGHNHFFKNNYLFREWTDAESILDFLDYARRFVAACEERYGLLEVEAVLDAAHALMDHGVFRYHRRPEPTLKELQERRRRIAEEQERSYNDLWRTVPRDPSRPEPTLAEIEAKERQKALHLPEENLLYFLELYSPNLKDWQRELLSIVRQLAQYFYPQRQTKVMNEGCATFVHHHIVNALYDKGLLGDGAMLEILHSHSNVVFQPAYDDPRYSGLNPYALGFNMMCDIKRIVTEPKDEDREWFPDLAGTGDWRAALKYAWANYRDESFVQQYLSPKLIRDMRLFVLSDDAEESFYRVADIHDDRGYRHVRQSLARGYDPGTADPDIQVVDADLKGDRVLRVQHTVRDGIPLDEKDRDLALKHLQVLWGYGVSLVAVDRDNGTVLSETFEAGDE; encoded by the coding sequence ATGGCTGTTTCTGCGCCTGCGATCAAATCGGCGACGCCCCTGTTCGAGGGCACCGAATGGACCTTCGACCTGTTGCAGCAACTCTATGAGGAAATCGAGATCGTTGCCCGCGAGGACCTGGGCCTCGACGTCTATCCGAACCAGTTGGAGGTGATTTCCTCCGAACAGATGCTGGATGCCTATGCCTCGCTGGGCATGCCGATCCTGTACCGGCACTGGTCGTTCGGCAAGCGCTTCGCCCGCGACCAGCGGCTGTATCAGAAAGGGCTGACCGGGCTCGCCTACGAGATCGTCATCAACTCGAACCCCTGTATTTCTTACAATATGGAGGACAATAGCGCCGCTCTGCACACGCTGGTGATGGCGCACGCGGCCTTCGGGCACAACCATTTCTTCAAGAACAACTACCTGTTCCGCGAGTGGACCGACGCCGAATCGATCCTGGATTTCCTGGACTATGCCCGGCGCTTCGTTGCGGCCTGCGAGGAACGCTATGGCCTGCTGGAGGTCGAGGCGGTGCTGGATGCCGCGCACGCGCTGATGGATCACGGCGTGTTCCGCTATCATCGCCGGCCGGAACCCACCCTGAAGGAGTTGCAGGAACGGCGCAGGCGCATTGCCGAGGAGCAGGAGCGGTCCTACAACGACCTCTGGCGCACCGTGCCGCGCGATCCCTCCCGCCCCGAACCGACATTGGCGGAGATCGAGGCGAAGGAACGGCAGAAGGCGCTGCACCTGCCGGAAGAGAACCTGCTCTACTTCCTGGAGTTGTACAGTCCCAATCTGAAAGACTGGCAACGCGAACTTCTGTCCATCGTCCGCCAACTGGCCCAGTATTTCTATCCCCAGCGCCAGACCAAGGTGATGAACGAGGGCTGCGCCACCTTCGTGCACCATCACATCGTCAACGCGCTGTACGACAAAGGGTTGTTGGGCGACGGCGCCATGCTGGAAATCCTGCACTCGCATTCCAACGTCGTGTTCCAGCCGGCCTATGACGACCCGCGCTATTCCGGCCTGAACCCCTATGCCCTGGGCTTCAACATGATGTGCGATATCAAGCGCATCGTGACCGAGCCGAAGGACGAGGACCGGGAATGGTTCCCGGACCTGGCCGGCACCGGCGATTGGCGGGCGGCCCTCAAATACGCCTGGGCCAATTATCGCGACGAAAGCTTCGTGCAGCAGTATCTGAGCCCGAAACTGATCCGTGACATGCGCCTGTTCGTGCTTTCGGACGATGCGGAGGAGAGCTTCTATCGCGTCGCCGACATTCACGACGACCGCGGCTACCGCCATGTGCGCCAGTCCCTGGCGCGCGGCTACGACCCCGGCACCGCCGACCCGGATATCCAGGTGGTCGACGCGGATCTGAAGGGCGACCGCGTGCTGCGCGTGCAGCATACGGTGCGCGACGGCATTCCGCTGGACGAAAAGGACCGCGATCTGGCCCTGAAGCACTTGCAGGTGCTGTGGGGCTATGGCGTGTCGCTGGTGGCGGTGGACCGGGACAACGGTACCGTGCTCAGCGAGACCTTCGAAGCCGGGGACGAATAA